Part of the Streptomyces sp. RFCAC02 genome is shown below.
CATCACCGTCAACGGCACCGTGGTCCTCGTCCGGGGCGCCAACTGGATCCCCGACGACGCGTTCGTCACCCGCATCGACGCCGCCCGCTACCGCCGCCGTGTCGACCAGGCCGTCGCCGCCGACTGCAACCTCCTGCGCGTATGGGGCGGCGGCATCTACGAGTCCCACGCCTTCTACGACGCCTGCGACGAACTCGGCGTCCTCGTCTGGCAGGACTTCCTGTTCACCTGCGCCGGCTACGCCGAGGAGGAACCGCTGCGCGGCGAGGTCGAGGCCGAGGCGCGCGAGGCCGTCACCGACCTCTCCTCCCACGCCTCCCTCGTCCTGTGGTGCGGCGGCAACGAGACGATCGCCGCCTTCGCCGAATGGGGCTGGCGGCACCACCTGCACGGCAAGACCTGGGGCCAGGGCTACTACGAGGACCTCCTGCCCCGCGTCGTCGCCGAACTCGACCCCACCCGGCCCTACGTCCCCAACAGCCCCTACTCCCACGCCCCCTACGCGTCGCCCGACGCTCCCCACCTCGGCGACATGCACATCTGGGACGTGTGGAACTCCAAGGACTGGACGCACTACGCCGACCACACCCCGCGCTTCGCCTCCGAGTTCGGCTACCAGGGGCCGCCGTCCTGGACCGCCCTCACCCGTGTCGTCCACGACACGCCGCTGCACCCCGACGGCCCGCACCTCCTCGTCCACCAGAAGGCCGACGACGGCAACGCCAAGCTCCGCCGCGGCCTGCTCGCCCACTTCCCCGAACCGGCCGGCTTCGCCGACTGGCACTGGGCCACCCAGCTGAACCAGGCCCGCGCCATCGGCTTCGGCGTCTCCCACTTCCGCTCCCTCGCGCCGCTGTGCACCGGCTCCGTGCTGTGGCAGCTCAACGACTGCTGGCCCGTGGTGTCCTGGTCCGTCATCGACGGCGACGGCCGGCAGAAGCCCGCCTGGTACGCCCTGCGGCACGCCCACGCCGACCGGCTGCTCCACTTCCGCGACACCCCCGACGGCCTCGCCGTCACCGCGCTCGACGATCACGCCGAACCGTGGCGCGGCGATCTCATCCTGCGTGCCCACGACATGACCGGCGCCCCGCTCGGCGAGGCCACCGTCCCCCTCGACGTGGCGCCCCGCGGCACCGTGACCCTGGCCGTCCCGGCCGCGCTCGCCGGCGACGGCACGACGCCCCGCGTCGTCACCGCCACCGCCCCGGGGGCACGCCGCGCCGTGTGGTGGAGCCACGAGGACCGCGACTCCGGCCTGCCCGCGGCACGCCTGCGCGGCGAGGCCACCAGGACGCCCGACGGCTACCGGGTCGAGCTGACCGCCGACAGCGTCGTCCGGGACCTCACCCTCCTCACCGACCGCGCCGCCCCGGACGCCGAGGCCGACGACGCGCTGATCACCCTGCTGCCGGGGGAACGAGCGGTCGTCACCGTGCGTTCCGACCGGGAGTTCGACCCGGCGGTGCTGCTCGCCGCCCCCGTCCTGCGCACGGCCAACGACCTGCTGGAGCCCGCAGCCGCCGATGACCGGTTGTGACGTACCGGCCCGTGTGCCAGGATGCGGCGGGCCGTCACCGCCGCAACGCCGCGGCCGCGCAGACGGCCGCCCAGACCCCCGCCGCCCCGCGCCCCGCGCGGGGCGGCGGAACGACCAGGGAGTACGTGTGACCTACGCCGCCTCCGAGCAGCGCTACGAGACCATGCCCTACCGCCGCTCCGGCCGCTCGGGACTCCGGCTGCCGGCCATCTCGCTCGGCCTGTGGCACAACTTCGGTGACGAGAAGCCGTTCGCCGTCCAGCGGGCGATCCTGCGGCGCGCGTTCGACCTGGGCGTCACCCACTTCGACCTCGCCAACAACTACGGCCCCCCGCCCGGGGAGGCCGAGCGGACCTTCGGCCGCGTCCTCGCCGAGGACCTGCGCCCGTACCGCGACGAGATCATCGTCTCCACGAAGGCCGGCTACCACATGTGGAACGGCCCGTACGGCGAGTGGGGCTCGCGCAAGTACCTGCTGGCCAGCCTGGACCAGAGCCTGGCCCGCACCGGCCTCGACTACGTCGACATCTTCTACCACCACCGCCCCGACCCCGACACGCCGCTCGAGGAGACGATGGGCGCCCTCGACGCCGCCGTCCGCAGCGGCAAGGCCCTGTACGCCGGCATCTCGAACTACTCGCCGGAGCAGACCCGGGAGGCCGCCCGCATCCTCGCCGACCTCGGCACGCCGCTGCTGATCCACCAGCCGTCGTACTCGATGGTCAACCGGTGGGTCGAGGACGGGCTGCTCGACACCCTGGACGAGGTCGGCGCCGGCTCGATCGCCTTCTCGCCCCTGGCCCAGGGCCTGCTGACCGACCGCTACCTGAACGGCATCCCCGAGGGCTCGCGGGCCGCCGGGACCAGCCCGTTCCTCGGCGCCGCCGACGTCGAGCGGACCGTGGACACCGTGCGGGCGCTCGACGACATCGCCCGGCGCCGCGGCCAGACGCTCGCACAGCTCGCCCTCGCCTGGGTGCTGCGCGGCGGACGCGTCACCTCGGCGCTGATCGGCGCGAGCAGCGTCGCCCAGCTCGAGAACAGCGTCGGCGCCGTCGCCAACCTCGACTTCACCGACGGGGAACTGGCCGAGATCGCGGCCCTGCTGCCCTGACGCACCCCTCGCCCGCCGACGGCCCGGCCGCCGGCGGGCGGCGGTCTCACGCCCGGTGGGGCGCCGTCGAATCGCGCACGACCAGCTCGGGCAGGAAGACGCACTCCCGGTGCGTGTGCCCCGGCGCGCCCTCGGTGAGCAGCAGGTCAGCCGCCGCGTGCCCGAGCCGGTACGCGGGCTGCCGCACCGTCGTCAGCGCGGGCGACAGCTCGGAGGTGAAGTCCAGGTCGTCGTAGCCGACCACCGACATCTCCGCCGGAACCCGCACCCCCGCCCGGCGCAGCCCCCGCAGCACGGCGAGGGCCGTCATGTCGTTGACGCACAGCACGCCCGTCGGCCGGGGGCTCAGCGCGAGCAGCGCGTCCGTCGCCTCCCGCGCCACGGCCGCGAGCGGCCCCGACGCCACCGGCACCTCGATGAACCCGGGGGCGCCGCCCGCTCCCGTCCCGTGCCCGGCGAGAGCGCGCCGGATGCCGGCCGAGCGGTCCCTGATCGTCCGGATCGCCGGTTCCGTGCGGACGAACGCGATCCGCCGGTGACCCAGCTCCCGCAGGTGGCGCGCGGCCAGCTCGCCGCCCGTCACGTTGTCCACCGTCACGGCGCACAGCTCCGAGCGGCCCCGCGGCAGATCCAGGAGCACCACCGGCACACCGCGCCGCGCCAGCCGTTCGAACCGCTCCAGGCGCTCACCCGCCGGACTCACCAGGATTCCCCGCACGCCCTGCTCCTCCAGCATGCGCAGGAAACGCTCCTCCCGGCCCGCGTCCACGTCGCTGCTGCACCGCACCAGGACGCACCCCGCCTCGGCGAGCCGGTCCTCAGCGCCACGGGCCACAGCGGCGTAGTAGGCGTTCGCGGTGTCGAGCAGCACGCACCCCACGACCGTGCTCGGGGCGCCGCGGAGCTGACGGGCCGCGCCGTTGCGCACGTACCCGACGCGGTCCATCGCCGCCTCGACGCGCAGCCGTGTCGGCGGGGCGACGACCGCCGGATTGTTGAGGACGTTGCTGACCGTGGACATCGACACCCCGGCCGCCGCTGCGACCTCCCTGATGCCCGCACGCTCCCGGATACCGGCACGTCCCGTGGCACCACCCGCGCCCACTCGCCCGTCACCGTCCCTCCGCGGTCGGCCACGGCAGCCGTCCGACGCGGCCGTCAGCCTAACGGAGACCGGCCCGTCCCGACCCGCCCCGGCGGGCACCCGCAGGCCCGGGGGAGAATGCCCCCCATGACAGCCCTCCCCGACGACCTGCGGTCCGCCCTCGACGACGCGCTGCGCGGCCTCGACCGGCAGGGGCTCGCCCGGTCCGTCGAGCGCCTCAGCGGCCGGTACCGGGAGGGCCGGGCGGCGAGCGCGCCGATCCTCGCGACGGCCGGCGACGTCGCCGCCTACGCCGGCTACCGCATGCCCGCCACCTACGCGGCCGTCCACGCGGCGCTGTCCGAGGTGGCGCTCGCCGCCCCGGCCTTCGCCCCGCGCGCGATGACCGACGTGGGCGGCGGCACCGGCGCCGCGCTGTGGGCCGCGCACGGGGTGTGGCCCGGCCTCGACTCCCTCACCGTCGTCGAGCAGGCACCCGAGGCCATCGCGCTGGGCCGGCGCCTCGCCACCGCCGCCTCGGCGCCCGCGCTGCGCTCCGCCACCTGGCGGCGCGGCCTCATCGACCCGGCGGCCCCCCTGCCCCCGGCCGACCTCGTCACCCTCTCCTACGTCCTCGGTGAGCTGCCCGAGCCGGCCCGCGAGGCGGCCGTGTCGCATCTCGCCGACGCAGCCGGCGCGACGGGCACGGTCGTCCTCGTCGAGCCCGGCACCCCCGACGGCTACGAGCGCATCGCCGCAGCGCGCGACGTGCTGATCGCTCGTGGCCTGACCGTCGTCGCGCCCTGCCCGCACGACCACGCGTGCCCCGTCCCGCGCGGCCGCGACTGGTGCCACTTCGCCGCCCGCCTGCCCCGCGAGGACGCGCACCGGCGGATCAAGGAGGGCACGCTCGGCTTCGAGGACGAGAAGTTCTCCTACGTCGCCGCGTCGGCCGTGCCCCACGGCCGCGCCGGCGCCCGCGTGCTGCGGCACCCGCTCAAGCGGAAGGGGCTCGTCGGGCTGCGGACCTGCACCGCCGACGACGGGCTGGCCGAGGTCACCGTGACGAAGCGGCAGGGCGACCTCTACCGGGCGGCGCGGGACACGCGCTGGGGCGACGCCTGGCCGCCGCCCGGGGACCGCGGGTGAGCCGTCAGCCGACGCGGTCCCGTACCCACCGGCCGGCCGGCTTCAGGGCTTCGGGATCGTCGAACGCCCCCGCCGCGCAGGTGCCCGGCTCGAACACCGCGCCCGAGCGCGGATCGTCGGACCAGTTCCAGTTCACCCAGCTCACGCCCAGACGGTCCAGCAGGTCGAGGTAGCGCCCGGCCGAGTCGAAGTCGTCCGGGCCGTCACCCGTGGCCTCCTGCGTACCGAACTCGGTCACGAACAGCGGCAGCTCCCGCGCGGCGCGGGCGAGGGTGTCCCGGTAGACGGGGTCGTCGTGCGAGGCGGCGTAGAAGTGGAAGGTGTACATGATGTTGTCCGCGCCGACGGGGTCGGCGAGGATCTCCGACTCGTCCGCGCCGTCCGAGACGCCGAGCGACGACCAGCCGCGCGTGCCCACCAGGACCACGGCGTCCGGCGCCCCCTCGCGCACCACGGGGACCACCTCCTCGGCGTAGGAGCGGATGGCCCGCCAGTCCACGCCGTTCGGCTCGTTCGCGATCTCGTAGAGCACATTGCCCCGGTCACCGAGACGCGCGGTGACGGTGCGGAAGAACTCCTCGGCGAGCGCCGTGTCGGCGTTGGGGTCGCCCGGGTCGAGCATGTGCCAGTCCACGATCGCGTACAGGCCGCGCTCCGTCGCCGCCTCGACGGCGCGGACCGCCACGTCCGTCAGATGGTCCGGATTCGTCGCCCAGCCATCCTCGTGGACGTACGTCGAGACGCGCAGCACGTCCGCGCCCCAGTCGTACGCGAGCACGTCGAGGGACGCGTCCGTGACGCACTGCGCGTACCACTGCGTGCCATGCGTACTCATGCCGCGCAACTGCACGGTGTCCCCGTGCTCGTCGCACAGGGCCGTCCCGCACACCCGCAGCCGGCCGTGCTCCTCGAACGGCGTCGCCCCGCCCCCGCCGGACGCGTCCGCCGCGGGCGGGTCACCGCCGCAGGCCGCCGTCAGGACGAGGGCCGCCGCTCCCAGGAGGGCCGGTACGGGACGCGGGAGGCGGGGTCTGCCCATCGAAGGTCGGTCCTCTCGGCGGAGCGCGCGGGTCGCCGAGGAAAGTAGACGCGCCCCCGGGCGGCGGTCAAACCGTCCGCCGGGGGCGCGCCCGAGTGCGTCCGCCCCGTCAGCCTGCCGTGCAGCTCGGTGCGAGCGCCGTGTCCTCCGGCCAGGGGCCGGAGCCCAGGTAGCCGAAGGTGGTGCTCCCACCCGGTGCCAGCTCGGCGTTCCACCCGGAGGGGGTCGCGAGGACCGTGGACTCACCGGTGGTCACCTGCGAGCCCCACACACTGGAGGGAACGGCAGCGCCGCCGTCGTGGCGCCAGCCCACGCGCCAGCCCTCGACCGGGGCGTCGCCGGTGTTCTCGACGGTCACCTCCGCGAGGAAGCCGGTGCCCCAGCTCTCGGTGACCGTGTGCGTCGCCCGGCAGCCGCCGTGGTGTTTGACGTCGCCCAGCTCGTCCAGGGTGATGACGCGCGGGTGGTTGTAGACGTGCTCCAGGTGCTCGCGCGAGTTGCTCACGCCGTCGGTGAGGAAGCTGCCGCTCCAGGTCACGAACCAGCTCCAGTCGGCCTCGTACGCCTCCAGCAGGTCGGGGTCGGGAATGGAGCCGACCTCCGTGAGGGCCACGATCTTCCGGTCCTGGCCCAGCTCGACCAGCTTCTCGTAGTCGGCGCTGACCGGGCCGTGGTCGCCGGCGGGCGGGTAGGAGTCGGTGCTCACGATGTCCACCACGTCGTCGCCCGGGTACCAGGCCGGGTCGACGGAGTTCCACACCCAGATGAGGTTGTGCAGGCCGTGGACGTTGACCAGGCGGTCGTAGAGCAGGCGGTACAGCTCCTTCGCCGGCTCGGGACCCTTCGCCCCCCACCAGAACCAGCCGCCCTCGGCCTCGTGCAGGGGGCGCCACAGCACCGGCACGCCCGCGTCCTGCAGCTGGCCGAGCTGGACGGCGATGGCGTCGATGTCCCGCAGGACGAGCTGGTACTCGGGGGACGCGGGGTCGGCGAGCGCGGCCGCGATGTCGAAGGTGGTCGAGTCGGTGTAGAAGCCGCGCCACCATTCCTTGCCCGGCTCGTCGATGAGGCCGGTGGGGGCGTTCCAGTGCCACACGAAGGTGGTGATGCCGCCGCGGGCGTCCCAGGCGATGGCGTTCTCGACCTCCTGCGAGGTGGTGCCCCGCTCGACGCGGCTGGGGGAGTAGTCCATCATGTCGAGCCCGGCGACGGCGGGGGCGCGGCCGATGTTCTCCTCCAGCCACGCGATGCTCGCCATGTCCTGCTGGCCGCTGAGGATGTGACTGCCGTACTCGTCGGTGAGGTAGTTGAGGAGGGACCGGGCCTCCGGGGTGGCGTCCGGGTCGACGGGGGCGTCGCCGACCTGGTGCGGCGGACGCGGCGGGACGGGGGAGAGGGCGATGGCGTCGATCTCGTACCAGCCCCACCCGTTCTCGATGGTGACGGTGTTGTCGCCCTCCCGCAGGAGCACCTTGCCCGCCGCGGCCTCGGAGAAGGTGTCGGTCGGGACGAGGGTGACCGAGCCCATCCCGGTGTCGTTGAGGCGGAGGTTCGCGTCCTTCTGGCCGTAGGGAGCGCGATAGAGGACGGTGAGGTCGTACAGGCCGCCGACGCTGTCGGGGATGGTGATGGTGACCTGGTCGCCGGCGGTGTCGAAGCCCTCGACGTAGCCGGTGCCGGAGTGGCCGGCGGCGGTGGAGGCCACCGTGACGCCGGTGAGGACGCCGTCCTCGGCCTCGTAGATCTCGGTCTCGGGGGCGACGCTGCCGGTGGCTGTGGTGCCGGCCGTGCCGGACGCCGGGTCCCCGGGGGCGGCGACGGCAGGTGCGGAGCCGTACACCAGCAGCGCGGACAGCGCGCCTGCCACGGCGCCGGCCGCCAGTCCGCGGGTCGTGGAACGCGTACGCATGCGGTCTCTGCCTCCTCGTGGGTGGGAGCGCTCCCAAGCGAGGGTCATTGGACCGTACCCGCAGGATCACGTCAATGACATGCGCACGATCGGCTCATGGGCGGCCGGAAAGGGGTGTGGGAGGTGCCGCCCCTGCGGGCGGTACCTCCCACGGATGCGCTGTTCCTCGGCGGCCGCCGGACTTCCGTACGTGCGGGGTGCTGAGCACCGTGTCAGTAACGCCTGACGCGGTTGGCCACGAGATTGCCGATCGCGAAGTACACGATCGCCGCGAGTCCGTAGCCGCACACGACGCGCGCCCACTCCTCGTCGAACGTGAACAGGTCGTGCGACCAGCCGGCCAGCCAGCGGGACGAGTCGTGGACGAAGTCCACCAGCATGTTGCCCCGGTTGGCGTCCAGCAGGTACATCAGGATCCACAGGCCGATGATGCAGGCGGCCACGTCGGCGATCACCGCGACCACCGCAGCCGCCGGGCCGAATCTCGTTGTATGCGCGGACATGACATGCGGATTGCCCCTGCCCGTCCGGCGAAACGCTGTTCGTCCGCCCCTTGTCGTGGCACGGCGTCCGGAACACCCCGATCGTCACCGGCGGCCCCAGCGGGTGCCACGTGAGGCGCCCACTGATCCAATCTGCGGAGCCATCCGGTGCCGTCCCGGCGCTCGCTCCACCGGGCGACATGTCGACACGACAACAGCTCCGGCCCCTGTCCGTCACACGTGCCGCGCCGCCTCCTGACATCCCACCGCACGCCCGCCGAAGGCCCCGCCCGCCCCTCGCCCGGGGCGCCCGCGTCCGCACGCCGCCCACTATTGCCGCTGATGCCTGGCCTCCGTGGCTGGTCCAGCGCGTGCCCGGACTGCCCGGCTCTGGCCGGGCCGCCGATCGTGCTGGGGGCGGCGGTGGTGAAGCGACGTTCACTCTGCGCTTGGTCGGCTTGTCGATACAGGGCGTTCCGGTGGCCACCCGGGGCGTCCGCACGCGCCCACTACTGCCGCCGGTACCCGGCCTTGCGGCTGGCCCAGCGCGTTCCTTACTCCGTGATTTCGGACGGGCTGCCGGGGTCGGTGCCCGTGGGTGATGGTCATGCGGTGTCGAGTTGGCTGGTCGATACATCGGCACATCGGTGGGTGGCTGGTCCAGCGTGTTCCTGACCACATGACTCCGGTCCGGTTGCCGGGGCTGGCACTCGTGGGGTGACGGTCACGGGTGCTGCGTCGGTCGGTCGAGACGCCGGCATTCCGGTGGTTGCCCGGGGCGCCCGCGTCCGCTCGCCGCCCACGGCCATCGCCGACAGCCGGGCTCGGTGGTCGGCCAGGCGTGTGCCCGGGCCGCCCGGTCCAGGCCGGGGTGCTGGTCGAAGCCGGGGCTCACGCCCGCGGGGCGGATGGTCACTCGGCGCTCAGCAGCCGGTCACACGCCGGTACTCCGGTGGTCGCCCCGGGTGCACGTGCCCACGCCCACTTCCACCCGCTCGCCGGACGGGCCGCTCCCGGCCCGTGACCGTGTCAGGACCGCGTGCCCACCGGGCGGGAGACGACGCAGGCCGGGGAACCGACCGACAGCCGGTACTCCTCCGCGACCGGCGCACCGGACACGGTGTCGAGCGTGAGGACCAGCACGGCGTCGCTCTCCTGTGCGGCCACCAGCATGCGGTCCCCGTCCACCGTGAAGTGCCGGGGCCAGGCGGCCCCGAGGACGTATTCGGCGGTGAGCTTCGGGGTGTCCGTGCCGAGGGCGAAGGTGGCGATGGTGTCCGCGCCCCGGTTGGACAGGTGACCGGTACGGCCGTCCGCGCTGATCACCAGGTGGGCCGGCTGATCGGCTCCAGCGCCCGGCCGTGCCGACGCGGGACTCGAGGCGAGCGCGGTGAACACGCCCGGCGTCTCCTCGGCCACCGTGACGAGCCCCGCCGCCAGCTCCGCCACCACGTGGGCGCGGCCCGTCGCGGCCCGGACGAGCTGGCGCGGCCCCGTGCCGGCGGGCAGGCCGGAGGCCGCCGACCGCGTCAGCGTGCCGGCCCCGGGATCCAACCGGTACGACCACAGCGTGTCGGTGCCGAGATCGACCACGGTCACGAGCGACCCGGCCGCGTCGAGCGTCACCATGTGGGCGTGCGGCCCCTCCTGGCGGTCGGGAACGGGTCCCGAGCCGGTGAGCCGGACGAGGTCGGTGCGCGCGACCGGCACGCCGGCCTCGTCGAGGGAGAACACCGCGACGCTGCCCGAGCCGTAGTTCGCCGCGAGGAGATGACGCCCGTCCGGGGTCACGGCCAGGTGGCACGGTTCGGCGCCCCCGGTCGGCAGTCCGCCCACGACCTCGGGCTCCCCGTCCCCGGCGAACCGGATCGCGCTCACCCCGCCCTCGGCCCGCTCGTGCACCGTGTACAGCACCGGCAGGGTGGGGTGCCATTCCAGCCACGAACAGCCGGGAAGGGCCAGCTCTCCGGCCGGGACGAGCCGCCCGCCCCGACCGTCCTCGCGGAGCAGCGTGATGCCGGGACCCCGGCCGCCTGTCTCCGCCGTGTAGGAGCCGACGCAGAACAGCCGGTCGGACATGACATCTCCCCTTCGCCGTGGATCGGATCGACGCCCGGGACGTTACCAAGCCGCTCGGCCCTGCCCGCCGGCCCCCGCTCCGCGCTGCGGGCCGGCCGCCCGGACGGCCCCGGGCCGGACACCGAGCCTCCCCCGTGCGCGCGGTGCGTTGTGGGCCGACCGGCCGAACACGTGTCTGCTCGGCCGCGGACCGGGCAAGCGGACCGGGTGACGACTGCGGAGACATCGGAGCGCGGGACGCCCCCTCTGAAGAGGGCGCTGACGACGCCCCTGCTGTATCTGTTCATCCTGGGTGACACGCTCGGCGCCGGCGTGTACGTCCTGGTCGGACAGGTCGCGGAGGAGTCCGGCGGGGCCGTGTGGGCGCCGCTGCTGGCCGCCCTGTGCCTCGCCCTGCTGACCGCCGCTTCCTACGCGGAACTGGCGACCAAGTACCCGCGTGCCGGGGGAGCGGCGCACTACGCGCACCTCGCCTTCGGCCCGTTCGTCGGCTTCGCCGTGGGCTTCTGCATGCTGGCGGCCGGCACCGTCTCCGTCGCCACCCTCACCCGTGCCTTCGGCGGCGACTACCTGTCGGCCTTCGTGGACATCCCGATGCCCCTGGTGGCGCTCCTCTTCCCGATCGCGCTGGCCCTGCTGAACGCCCGGGGCATCGCGGAGTCCCTGCGGGCCAACGCGGTCGCCACCGTGATCGAGACCAGCGGGCTGCTCCTCGTCGTCGGGCTCGGGGTATGGGTCCTCCTGCGCGGCGACGGGGACGGTTCGCGCCTGGCCGATGTCGGCACCGCCGAGGCGGGACCGGCCGCGGCCGTCCTCGGCGGCGCGGTGCTCGCCTACTACTCGTTCGTCGGTTTCGAGACCTCCGTGAATCTCGCGGAGGAGACCCGGAATCCGGGCCGCTCCTACCCGCGCGCCCTCTTCGGCGCCCTCGCCACCGCCGGCGTGGTCTACGGCCTGGTCGGCGTCGTGGCCAGTGCCGTCGTCCCCACCGAACGTCTCGTCTCCTCCAGCGGCCCCCTCCTCGAAGTCGTCCATACGGCCGGGAACGTCCCGGACCGGCTGTTCAGCGCGATCGCTCTCGTCGCCGTGGCCAACGGCGCCCTGCTCACCGGCATCATGTCGTCGCGGCTGGCCTACGGCATGGCCAGGGACCGCCTGCTGCCCGGCTTCCTGGCCCGGGTACTGCCGCGCCGCCGCACCCCCTGGGCCGCCATCGCCGTCACGACCGCCCTGTCGATGCTCCTTGCACTCACCGGTGATGTGGCGAGCCTCGCGTCGACGCTCGTCCTCCTGCTGCTGTGCGTCTTCGGAGCCGTCAACATCGCCGTACTCGTCCTGCGCCGCGACCAGGTGGACACGGACCATTTCCGCGTGCCGCGAGCGGTGCCCGTCCTCGGGGCGGCCTCCTGCGTCCTGCTCGCGACACGGATCGAGCAGGAGGTCTGGCAGCGCGCGCTGCCACTGATCGCGCTCGGGCTCGTCCTGGGGGCCGTCGCGCGGGTCCGGCACCGGCGCGGGGCCGCCGTGGAGGAGGAGTTGGCCTGACGGGCGGCCCGCCGTCACCGGGTGACGCCGAGCCCGCCGCACCGGGCCGCGTGCACTCCGGGTGAGGACCGCCGGCCGGACCACCGCCCCATGTATCACTGTCCGCTTCCGCTCACCACCCTGGCGCGGGGTGGCGAAATCCCCGGCGCGAGCAGAATTCCTCCTTCCTGTTCGACCGGTCCGGCACCGCATTCGGGGAAAGCCGACTTCCCGGCCGGACGGAACACCACTCCTTCGGCCGTATACTCCCCGCATGGCCAAGAAAGTTGTCACCATCTACACCGATGACCTCACCGGCGGCGAGGCCGCCGATGTCGGTACCCATACGTTCAGTCTCGACGGCGTGAACTACGAGATCGACCTCGGTCCCGACTCGTTCGACCGCCTTCTCGACGCCCTGCGTCCTTTCATCGACAAGGGCCGCAAGACCGGCCGGACCCAGCGGTCCGCCTCCGCCCCCAAGCGCGCCGCGACGGGCGCCGACCCGGCGAAGGTCCGTGAATGGGCGCGCGCCAACGGTTTCGAGGTGAACGACCGGGGCCGAGTCCCCGGACACGTCCAGGAGGCCTACGACAAGGCCCACTGAGCCACGGCCCACCGGGGGACGGACCGCAGGCCGCACCGGGCGGCGCCGGTACGCGTCCCACGTTCACGAGGACCGGCGCGCCGCCGCGCGTATGCGTCCCGCACCCTTCGGCCCGCCCCGGGAAAGCGACTCCCCGAGCCCCGGCGGCGCGGCGGGTGCGGACGATTCCGATCGCCGGCGGCGGCCCGGCGGCACGGTAATGGACCGGCCGCCCGGGAGCGCCGCGGAAGGAATCCCGCCGCCCCACCGGTGCCCCGCGAGAGGGCGCCCGCGGACCGTCCGCACCCAATCCCGCAATTCGCCGCCGCCCGGCGCCTCCCGAATTGCTCGGCGGCTCCCCGCCATTGCCGCCGCCCCGGCAGCCACCGCCCCGCTGCCGACGCTTTCACCCGGCATCCGCCTCATCTTCCGTCCGTCCCCCATCGGGCACCTCCCCATTTCCCCGGCGCGGACTTCCGAGCCCGCTTCTCCCACCGGAACGCATACCCAACATTACGCTCAGTAATCATCGTTGGCAAGGGCTTTCCCCCGAGCATCACCACTCGGCTATCGCGTTCCCTCAACTCCCGCTGTCAACAAGCCGTTTGATCACCCGGCCGGCCCCGGGTCGGTCAGCTCCCCGGCCAGCATGTCCATCAGCAGACCGTCGCGTGTCAGTCCGTCCGCACGCCGCTCGTACTGCCGCATGACACCCACCGGCCGGAAACCGAGCCGGCGGTACAGCCGCACCGCTCCCTCGTTCTCCACCGCCGGATCGATCGTCAGCCGGTGGTGCCCGTCGGCGTCGAACAGGTGGCGCGCCAACGCGTACAGGGCCGCACCGCCGATCCCCCGCCGATGGACGCCGGCGTGCACGGCCACATCGATGCCGGCGTGCCGGAAGTCGCGCGTCGGCTCCTCCCACGCCTGGATCAGTCCCGCCACAGTGCCGCGGAACTCGATGGCGTACGTGCGCCCGTCGCCGGACGGC
Proteins encoded:
- a CDS encoding glycosyl hydrolase, which codes for MRTRSTTRGLAAGAVAGALSALLVYGSAPAVAAPGDPASGTAGTTATGSVAPETEIYEAEDGVLTGVTVASTAAGHSGTGYVEGFDTAGDQVTITIPDSVGGLYDLTVLYRAPYGQKDANLRLNDTGMGSVTLVPTDTFSEAAAGKVLLREGDNTVTIENGWGWYEIDAIALSPVPPRPPHQVGDAPVDPDATPEARSLLNYLTDEYGSHILSGQQDMASIAWLEENIGRAPAVAGLDMMDYSPSRVERGTTSQEVENAIAWDARGGITTFVWHWNAPTGLIDEPGKEWWRGFYTDSTTFDIAAALADPASPEYQLVLRDIDAIAVQLGQLQDAGVPVLWRPLHEAEGGWFWWGAKGPEPAKELYRLLYDRLVNVHGLHNLIWVWNSVDPAWYPGDDVVDIVSTDSYPPAGDHGPVSADYEKLVELGQDRKIVALTEVGSIPDPDLLEAYEADWSWFVTWSGSFLTDGVSNSREHLEHVYNHPRVITLDELGDVKHHGGCRATHTVTESWGTGFLAEVTVENTGDAPVEGWRVGWRHDGGAAVPSSVWGSQVTTGESTVLATPSGWNAELAPGGSTTFGYLGSGPWPEDTALAPSCTAG
- a CDS encoding lactonase family protein codes for the protein MSDRLFCVGSYTAETGGRGPGITLLREDGRGGRLVPAGELALPGCSWLEWHPTLPVLYTVHERAEGGVSAIRFAGDGEPEVVGGLPTGGAEPCHLAVTPDGRHLLAANYGSGSVAVFSLDEAGVPVARTDLVRLTGSGPVPDRQEGPHAHMVTLDAAGSLVTVVDLGTDTLWSYRLDPGAGTLTRSAASGLPAGTGPRQLVRAATGRAHVVAELAAGLVTVAEETPGVFTALASSPASARPGAGADQPAHLVISADGRTGHLSNRGADTIATFALGTDTPKLTAEYVLGAAWPRHFTVDGDRMLVAAQESDAVLVLTLDTVSGAPVAEEYRLSVGSPACVVSRPVGTRS
- a CDS encoding APC family permease, producing MTTAETSERGTPPLKRALTTPLLYLFILGDTLGAGVYVLVGQVAEESGGAVWAPLLAALCLALLTAASYAELATKYPRAGGAAHYAHLAFGPFVGFAVGFCMLAAGTVSVATLTRAFGGDYLSAFVDIPMPLVALLFPIALALLNARGIAESLRANAVATVIETSGLLLVVGLGVWVLLRGDGDGSRLADVGTAEAGPAAAVLGGAVLAYYSFVGFETSVNLAEETRNPGRSYPRALFGALATAGVVYGLVGVVASAVVPTERLVSSSGPLLEVVHTAGNVPDRLFSAIALVAVANGALLTGIMSSRLAYGMARDRLLPGFLARVLPRRRTPWAAIAVTTALSMLLALTGDVASLASTLVLLLLCVFGAVNIAVLVLRRDQVDTDHFRVPRAVPVLGAASCVLLATRIEQEVWQRALPLIALGLVLGAVARVRHRRGAAVEEELA
- a CDS encoding Lsr2 family protein, with translation MAKKVVTIYTDDLTGGEAADVGTHTFSLDGVNYEIDLGPDSFDRLLDALRPFIDKGRKTGRTQRSASAPKRAATGADPAKVREWARANGFEVNDRGRVPGHVQEAYDKAH
- a CDS encoding GNAT family protein; the protein is MRVMGAIEGRGVRLRPAVPADRAAFRAVLACPEVARWWGDPDEEAEDACAPSGDGRTYAIEFRGTVAGLIQAWEEPTRDFRHAGIDVAVHAGVHRRGIGGAALYALARHLFDADGHHRLTIDPAVENEGAVRLYRRLGFRPVGVMRQYERRADGLTRDGLLMDMLAGELTDPGPAG